The following proteins come from a genomic window of Deinococcus sp. KSM4-11:
- a CDS encoding META domain-containing protein: MTSLRWGVIVGVLGVSATAQSGSGQIADGTWTLTRLTDASGLSTFGGPGAPTLRLLGTGISTAEGTQVSGFAGCNTFKTTGIFTAQTLQLRAIATTRRLCPVEVMAAEQRYLNVLAQARVFVRQGTTLTLTTGKARATFVYGSDAERSLITEWRLVGAGGGTPLTLRFGADGRVSGSGGCNTFMGRFSVEDDTLAIGPLAATRRACATPDLQRQEQTYLNDLQHVRTFQVGGALLTLVTSTGQALQFARPVH; encoded by the coding sequence ATGACCAGCCTCCGGTGGGGGGTGATCGTAGGCGTCCTGGGGGTGTCCGCGACGGCCCAGTCGGGGAGTGGCCAGATTGCGGACGGAACCTGGACACTGACCCGTCTGACGGACGCGTCTGGCCTGTCCACCTTCGGTGGCCCGGGAGCGCCGACCCTCCGGCTGTTGGGCACTGGGATCAGCACGGCCGAAGGCACGCAGGTGTCCGGCTTCGCGGGCTGCAACACCTTCAAGACGACAGGGATCTTTACAGCACAGACGCTTCAGCTGCGCGCCATCGCCACCACCCGCCGCCTGTGCCCAGTAGAGGTCATGGCGGCGGAGCAGCGCTACCTGAACGTCCTGGCACAGGCCCGGGTCTTTGTGCGGCAGGGCACCACCCTGACCCTGACGACCGGGAAGGCGCGGGCCACCTTCGTCTATGGCAGTGACGCGGAGCGGAGCCTGATCACGGAGTGGCGGCTGGTCGGCGCGGGTGGGGGAACGCCGCTGACGCTCAGGTTCGGCGCAGATGGCCGCGTGAGCGGCTCCGGGGGCTGCAATACCTTCATGGGCCGGTTCAGCGTGGAGGATGACACGCTGGCGATCGGCCCGCTGGCGGCGACGCGGAGGGCCTGCGCGACGCCTGACCTGCAGCGTCAGGAGCAGACGTATTTGAATGACCTTCAGCACGTGCGTACCTTTCAGGTCGGCGGCGCGCTGCTCACCCTGGTCACGTCGACTGGACAGGCGCTGCAGTTCGCTCGGCCGGTGCACTGA